A window of Helicobacter ganmani contains these coding sequences:
- a CDS encoding lysophospholipid acyltransferase family protein — translation MISKIRALSAVFYTLLAIPFAILLMYLFKNVQRKIRQITAKIFIILFGVRAEIKGELDPSAQILLINHQSFMDVIYLEAIHPNNLCWIAKKELGKPFLYGHALKAPKMILINRESKREIVFLLKEAKDRLEQGRTLCIFPEGTRSKGEEKLLPFKNGAKLLVEHFNLKVQPIVICGTRKCLDIGALKFPNTTFTLQYLPAFTPQDTQWFEALKTQMQETYSQMYLESQNTQSKG, via the coding sequence ATGATATCCAAAATTAGAGCTCTTAGCGCAGTCTTTTATACATTGCTTGCAATTCCTTTTGCGATTCTTTTGATGTATCTTTTCAAAAATGTTCAACGCAAAATACGACAAATCACTGCCAAAATTTTCATTATCCTTTTTGGAGTGCGTGCAGAGATTAAAGGCGAATTAGACCCAAGCGCACAGATTCTTCTTATCAATCATCAAAGTTTTATGGACGTCATTTACCTAGAAGCAATCCACCCCAACAATCTTTGTTGGATTGCAAAAAAAGAGCTCGGTAAGCCCTTTTTATATGGACACGCGCTAAAAGCCCCCAAAATGATTCTAATCAATCGCGAAAGCAAAAGGGAAATTGTGTTTTTACTCAAAGAAGCGAAGGATAGATTGGAGCAAGGGCGCACTTTGTGTATTTTTCCAGAGGGCACACGAAGCAAGGGCGAGGAGAAACTTCTACCCTTTAAAAATGGAGCAAAACTTTTAGTGGAGCATTTCAATCTCAAAGTCCAACCCATCGTGATTTGTGGCACACGCAAATGTCTTGATATTGGAGCATTAAAGTTTCCAAACACAACTTTTACCCTCCAATATCTTCCCGCTTTCACACCGCAAGATACACAATGGTTTGAAGCACTCAAAACACAAATGCAAGAGACCTATTCTCAAATGTATTTAGAATCTCAAAATACACAATCCAAAGGTTAG
- a CDS encoding succinyldiaminopimelate transaminase yields the protein MEFQPYPFEKLNSLICGIQTSGERISLTIGEPQFNTPKNICEILRQKVEFLNKYPKTAGEGFLKDSMLNFLARRFNVALNPNELIPTFGTREVLFNFPQFYLFDKKNPILAHPNPFYQIYEGAAIASRAKSIYMNLTPQNGFKPSLTKEQMQDCDLVILNSPNNPTGATLSLEELKQWVEYALEYDFLLLNDECYSEIYSISKPTSILQACLEIGNERFKNVLALNSISKRSSAPGLRSGFIAGDSNILKPYLQYRTYVGCASPLPLQYAAAFAWSEDSHTESSRAQYAKNLQLAKEILGAKIPNLRVPNETFYVWLPVQNDLEWTKNLLMKENILVLPGSFLSRKNNKGENPGENFVRLALVYEESILKDALLRLQKWL from the coding sequence ATGGAGTTTCAGCCTTATCCTTTTGAAAAGTTAAACTCGCTCATTTGCGGAATCCAAACAAGTGGCGAACGCATTTCTTTAACGATTGGTGAGCCACAATTTAACACACCCAAAAACATTTGTGAAATCCTGCGTCAAAAGGTAGAATTTCTTAACAAATACCCAAAAACTGCGGGCGAGGGATTCCTTAAGGATTCTATGCTAAACTTTCTTGCACGTCGCTTCAATGTCGCCTTAAACCCCAATGAACTAATCCCGACTTTTGGCACACGCGAGGTGCTTTTTAACTTCCCGCAATTTTATCTCTTTGACAAAAAGAATCCTATCCTAGCACACCCCAATCCTTTTTATCAGATTTATGAGGGCGCAGCGATTGCCTCAAGAGCAAAAAGTATTTATATGAATCTCACTCCACAAAATGGCTTTAAACCTAGCCTTACAAAAGAACAAATGCAAGATTGCGATTTGGTAATTTTAAATTCTCCCAACAACCCCACAGGCGCAACTTTAAGCCTTGAGGAGCTGAAACAATGGGTAGAATATGCTTTGGAATATGATTTTTTGCTTTTAAATGACGAATGTTATAGCGAGATTTACAGCATTTCCAAGCCCACTTCCATTTTACAAGCCTGCCTAGAAATTGGCAACGAAAGATTTAAAAATGTCCTTGCGCTCAATTCTATCTCCAAACGCTCCTCCGCCCCGGGCTTAAGAAGCGGATTTATTGCGGGAGATTCTAATATTTTAAAACCCTATTTACAATACCGCACTTATGTGGGTTGTGCTTCGCCGCTCCCTTTGCAATATGCTGCCGCATTTGCTTGGAGCGAGGATTCTCACACAGAGTCTTCGCGTGCGCAATATGCCAAAAACCTACAACTAGCCAAAGAAATCTTAGGGGCTAAAATCCCAAATCTTCGTGTTCCAAACGAGACATTTTATGTATGGCTACCCGTGCAAAATGACTTAGAATGGACAAAAAATCTCCTTATGAAAGAAAATATCTTGGTTTTACCGGGTAGCTTCCTCTCAAGGAAAAATAACAAAGGAGAGAATCCTGGTGAGAATTTCGTGCGTCTTGCGCTAGTTTATGAAGAATCTATCCTCAAAGATGCACTTTTAAGGTTGCAAAAGTGGCTCTAA
- the murC gene encoding UDP-N-acetylmuramate--L-alanine ligase produces MALNGKKIHFIGIGGIGISALAKFLRAQGAEVSGSDITEGCVTKELKQIGIKVSIPHTKDAICKQDLVIHSAIIKPENIEVQEAHKQGIPVLSRKESLKMILGNKEVFAVAGAHGKSTTTAILSAILKDASALIGAESKEFHSNTRALKSHRIIFEADESDKSFLECNPFCAIVTNAEPEHMETYAHDLRQFHKAYKDFLKLSKLCIINAEDSFLGSLEDLGNHCIRFYPSQDLRSISYFVENGIPKTQFHLVCEGKDYGEFSVYGLGEHIAIDASLAVLAAAQILPLEEISKNIQNYCGIKKRFDILTHSPCVIVDDYAHHPTEIATTIKALQKYQELTDIQPLTAIWQPHKYSRIADNLQGFVDCFAGVDKLIILPVYAVGEPAIPIDFPTLFAKYQPLFVDSIVRKGDTLLLIKDNQTLECLNNGILVGFNAGNLTYALRGGI; encoded by the coding sequence GTGGCTCTAAATGGCAAAAAAATCCATTTTATTGGGATTGGTGGAATTGGAATCTCTGCGCTTGCAAAGTTTTTGCGTGCGCAAGGTGCAGAAGTTAGCGGTTCAGACATCACAGAGGGTTGCGTAACCAAAGAATTAAAGCAAATCGGAATCAAAGTCAGCATTCCCCACACAAAAGACGCAATTTGCAAGCAAGACTTAGTAATTCACTCGGCAATTATCAAGCCTGAAAACATAGAGGTGCAAGAAGCACACAAACAAGGAATCCCTGTGCTTTCTCGCAAGGAGTCGTTAAAAATGATTTTGGGCAACAAAGAAGTTTTTGCTGTCGCGGGAGCACACGGCAAAAGCACGACAACAGCAATTTTAAGCGCGATTCTCAAAGACGCAAGCGCACTCATTGGCGCAGAAAGCAAAGAGTTTCACTCCAATACGCGCGCCCTAAAAAGTCATCGTATCATCTTTGAAGCGGACGAATCAGACAAAAGCTTCTTAGAATGTAACCCTTTTTGCGCGATTGTTACCAATGCAGAACCAGAGCATATGGAAACTTACGCACACGACTTAAGACAATTCCACAAAGCCTACAAGGATTTTCTAAAGCTTTCCAAACTCTGCATTATCAACGCAGAGGATTCCTTTTTGGGTTCTTTGGAGGATTTGGGCAATCATTGTATTCGGTTTTATCCAAGTCAGGATTTGCGCTCTATTTCTTACTTTGTAGAAAATGGAATCCCAAAAACACAATTCCACCTTGTATGCGAAGGTAAAGACTATGGTGAGTTTAGCGTGTATGGATTAGGAGAACATATCGCGATTGACGCGTCTTTAGCGGTTTTAGCCGCTGCGCAGATTCTACCACTTGAAGAAATTTCTAAAAATATTCAAAACTATTGCGGAATCAAAAAGCGATTTGATATTCTTACACACAGCCCGTGCGTAATTGTTGATGATTATGCACACCACCCAACTGAAATTGCCACCACAATTAAAGCCTTACAAAAATACCAAGAGCTTACTGACATTCAGCCTCTCACTGCGATTTGGCAACCCCATAAATACTCACGCATTGCAGATAATCTACAAGGCTTTGTGGATTGTTTTGCAGGAGTAGATAAGCTCATCATTTTACCTGTTTATGCAGTAGGAGAGCCTGCGATTCCTATTGACTTTCCAACACTTTTTGCGAAATACCAACCTCTTTTCGTGGATTCTATTGTGCGCAAGGGAGATACACTTTTGCTTATCAAAGACAATCAAACTCTAGAATGCCTAAATAATGGAATCCTTGTAGGCTTCAACGCGGGTAATCTTACTTATGCACTTAGAGGTGGAATCTAA
- a CDS encoding endonuclease MutS2, producing the protein MQNLIKQLDLEGFLKSFEGFLARPKELFLQGDSKIHLRYIQALETLHFTPPKPVQNLESQLALLKKFGFLKLEEIFEFVKIIRYFNYLKNLKCEGILGEWFSQILIPNSLLEVSKSFLENGNLKEGIYLELDSINAAIECIKRETSQTLNQILNQNKLNPYLVDRQIHLINGEECLLLKAGFHHILKGQILNRSASGFFYVLPQSIAHLKDKHNELNNKKEEQIFYLCREISSLLTKHLLFLNFINKEFDRFDNYQARLHFARAKSLEFLAPKSDSTIILNEFRHPALKNPKSVSLEFKEQILMITGVNAGGKTMLLKSILSAAFLAKHLIPLPINAHKSSIGNFKALNLILEDPQNSKNDISTFGGRMLQFSKILREKEGLIGVDEIELGTDSDEAASLFKVLLENLMQKGSKIIITTHHKRLAALMAGDSRVQLLAALFDEKREMPTFSFLSGTIGKSYAFETALRYGIPKSLVNEAKILYGEDKEKLNALIENSSRLEMKLQSEIAKAKQKTATLEQRIIHLKDKEEALEQAFLKHQKELESSYTEAINAAKAAIKEQSPQAIHRQISFANKLLNAAKNTNSKESQPTQTMQAFKVGESIKYRHHHGTILSLHKNKVRIELEDGIKIEVSKREIKPYGNAPKPPQTKIQVQAPQNASVVLDLHGLRADEAIEKLEEFISNSLIAGFDEVLIYHGIGTGRLSVVVRDFLKSHPKVMDFTDAPPKAGGFGAKIVKL; encoded by the coding sequence ATGCAGAATCTCATTAAACAACTAGATTTGGAGGGCTTTCTAAAAAGCTTTGAGGGCTTTTTGGCTCGCCCAAAAGAATTGTTTTTGCAAGGAGATAGCAAAATCCACTTGCGCTATATTCAAGCCTTAGAAACACTACATTTTACGCCTCCAAAGCCTGTCCAAAACCTAGAATCACAACTTGCGCTTTTAAAAAAATTTGGGTTTTTAAAGCTAGAAGAAATTTTTGAATTTGTGAAAATTATCCGCTATTTTAATTACCTAAAAAACCTCAAATGCGAGGGAATCTTGGGCGAATGGTTTAGTCAAATTCTTATTCCTAATTCTCTCTTAGAAGTTTCTAAGTCCTTTTTGGAAAATGGCAATTTAAAAGAAGGAATTTACCTAGAATTGGATTCTATCAATGCGGCAATTGAATGCATCAAAAGAGAAACTTCGCAAACCCTAAACCAAATCCTTAATCAAAATAAGCTGAATCCCTACCTTGTAGATAGGCAAATCCATTTGATTAATGGGGAAGAATGCCTGCTTTTAAAGGCGGGATTCCATCATATTTTAAAAGGACAGATTCTCAATCGCTCTGCATCTGGGTTTTTCTATGTTCTCCCTCAAAGTATCGCCCATCTCAAAGACAAGCATAATGAGCTAAACAACAAAAAAGAAGAGCAGATTTTCTATCTCTGTCGCGAAATTTCTAGCCTACTTACCAAACATCTCTTGTTTTTAAACTTCATCAACAAAGAATTTGACCGCTTTGATAACTATCAAGCGAGATTGCATTTCGCTCGCGCCAAGAGTTTGGAATTTTTAGCACCCAAGTCGGATTCAACTATTATTTTGAATGAATTTCGCCACCCTGCTTTAAAAAATCCCAAATCCGTAAGCTTAGAATTTAAAGAACAAATCTTGATGATAACAGGCGTCAATGCGGGCGGAAAAACTATGCTTTTAAAATCTATTTTAAGTGCGGCTTTTTTGGCAAAACATTTAATCCCACTTCCTATCAATGCACACAAATCTAGCATTGGCAATTTTAAAGCTTTAAACCTTATTTTAGAAGACCCACAAAATAGCAAAAATGATATTTCAACCTTTGGTGGCAGAATGCTGCAATTTAGCAAAATCCTTAGGGAAAAAGAGGGATTAATCGGCGTAGATGAAATAGAGCTTGGCACGGATAGTGATGAAGCCGCGAGCCTCTTTAAGGTGCTACTAGAAAACCTTATGCAAAAAGGAAGCAAAATCATCATCACGACACATCACAAAAGGCTAGCGGCTCTTATGGCTGGAGATTCTCGCGTGCAACTCCTTGCGGCACTTTTTGATGAAAAGCGCGAAATGCCAACCTTTAGCTTCCTAAGCGGAACAATTGGTAAATCTTACGCCTTTGAAACAGCCTTGCGTTATGGAATCCCAAAATCTCTCGTTAATGAAGCAAAGATTCTCTATGGCGAGGACAAAGAAAAACTCAATGCACTGATTGAAAATTCCTCTAGGTTAGAGATGAAGCTACAAAGTGAAATCGCAAAAGCCAAACAAAAAACCGCAACCTTAGAGCAAAGAATTATCCATCTAAAGGACAAAGAAGAAGCCTTAGAACAAGCATTTTTAAAGCATCAAAAGGAATTAGAATCCTCTTACACAGAAGCAATCAACGCTGCCAAAGCAGCAATCAAAGAGCAATCCCCACAAGCAATCCACCGCCAAATCAGCTTTGCAAACAAGCTTTTAAATGCAGCTAAAAATACAAACTCTAAAGAATCGCAACCCACACAAACAATGCAAGCCTTTAAGGTTGGTGAATCTATCAAATATCGTCATCATCACGGAACAATTTTGAGCTTACACAAGAACAAGGTGCGCATTGAGCTAGAGGACGGAATCAAGATAGAAGTTTCCAAAAGAGAGATTAAACCTTATGGCAATGCACCCAAGCCTCCACAGACCAAAATTCAAGTTCAAGCTCCCCAAAATGCAAGTGTTGTGCTTGATTTGCACGGATTAAGAGCCGATGAAGCAATAGAAAAACTAGAGGAGTTTATCTCCAATAGTCTCATTGCCGGCTTTGACGAAGTTTTGATTTATCACGGAATTGGCACAGGCAGACTCTCGGTAGTTGTGAGGGATTTTCTCAAATCCCACCCAAAAGTGATGGATTTCACAGACGCTCCACCCAAAGCGGGAGGTTTTGGTGCAAAAATCGTCAAACTCTAG
- a CDS encoding SAM-dependent methyltransferase gives MESQSFGEFMQMWLYGEEGYYRKVRVGKTGDFYTNVSVGKFFGFTLGFYLQEILKTQKGRIAIIEIGSEKGDLIADIAEFLHLKGEENVEFWTLEPLNELQRIQKENFHQRLRMELQTATKLEDFSGLEVALFVSNELLDAFACELVFKGEMAFVEGGELVFKEINAEILELAKAFNVEIGEIPLGAFEFVENLAQVAPKWLFLGFDYGALMARNTFSLRLYAQHQTQNFFPNPASKLCDSTLLGLFGKADLTYDVNFALWREAFLRIGGRECFFCVQNRALVDMGLDKMCEWYIAHFGLEHYMTQSSKIRTLISPGALGERFFGMCFANFEISAHNKAI, from the coding sequence ATGGAATCACAAAGCTTTGGTGAGTTTATGCAAATGTGGCTTTATGGCGAGGAGGGTTATTATCGCAAAGTGCGTGTGGGTAAGACAGGAGACTTTTATACCAATGTGAGTGTAGGAAAGTTTTTTGGCTTTACTTTGGGGTTTTATTTGCAAGAGATTTTAAAGACGCAAAAGGGTAGAATCGCAATCATAGAAATTGGCAGTGAAAAAGGTGATTTAATCGCAGACATTGCAGAGTTTTTGCACTTAAAAGGGGAAGAAAATGTAGAATTTTGGACCTTAGAACCCTTAAACGAATTGCAAAGAATCCAAAAGGAGAATTTTCACCAAAGACTTAGAATGGAGTTGCAAACCGCAACAAAATTAGAAGATTTCAGTGGCTTAGAGGTTGCATTGTTTGTAAGCAATGAGCTTTTGGACGCTTTTGCTTGCGAGCTAGTTTTCAAAGGAGAAATGGCGTTTGTAGAGGGTGGGGAGTTGGTTTTTAAGGAAATTAATGCAGAAATTTTAGAGCTTGCAAAGGCTTTCAATGTGGAGATTGGAGAGATTCCGCTTGGCGCATTTGAGTTTGTAGAGAATCTTGCGCAAGTTGCACCCAAATGGTTGTTTTTGGGGTTTGATTATGGTGCGCTTATGGCTAGAAATACCTTTTCGCTACGACTTTATGCACAGCATCAAACGCAAAATTTCTTTCCAAATCCCGCTTCTAAGCTTTGCGATTCCACACTTTTAGGATTGTTTGGTAAAGCGGATTTGACTTATGATGTGAATTTTGCACTTTGGCGTGAGGCATTTTTGCGTATTGGTGGGAGGGAATGTTTCTTTTGTGTGCAGAATCGCGCACTTGTGGATATGGGATTGGATAAGATGTGCGAATGGTATATTGCGCATTTTGGGCTAGAGCATTATATGACGCAAAGCTCTAAAATCCGCACTTTGATTTCACCGGGAGCTTTGGGTGAGCGGTTCTTTGGAATGTGTTTTGCAAATTTTGAAATTTCTGCGCACAACAAAGCAATTTGA
- a CDS encoding HesA/MoeB/ThiF family protein produces MELNQEDLERYNRNILLSGIGVEGQTKLKNSHVLVIGAGGLGSSVLYYLAAAGVGNLGICDGDVADLSNLQRQILHNTQDLGKNKADSAYEKLKALNPSLNLQVFKEHLNVENIQEVIRGYDLVVEATDAFSSKFLINDACVLFGKVLVRASALHFSGQVMSVKPRVSACYACLFDAPPKREMPTGASVGILGAVAGLFGVLEATEVIKIIAGVGEPLFDKLLTCDVRSMDFRKIAIKRNPNCRVCGENGITKLESALYKKP; encoded by the coding sequence ATGGAATTAAATCAAGAAGACTTAGAGAGATACAACCGCAACATTTTATTAAGCGGAATCGGAGTAGAGGGGCAAACAAAACTTAAAAATTCCCATGTGCTTGTCATAGGAGCAGGTGGGCTTGGTTCTAGTGTGCTTTATTATCTAGCCGCAGCGGGAGTAGGAAATCTTGGCATTTGCGATGGCGATGTAGCGGATTTAAGCAATTTGCAAAGACAGATTTTGCATAATACACAGGATTTGGGCAAGAATAAGGCAGATTCTGCCTATGAGAAACTTAAAGCACTTAATCCTAGTTTGAATCTGCAAGTATTCAAAGAGCATCTGAATGTAGAAAATATCCAAGAGGTGATAAGGGGTTATGATTTGGTAGTTGAAGCCACAGATGCGTTTAGCTCCAAGTTTCTTATCAATGATGCGTGCGTGTTGTTTGGAAAAGTTTTGGTTCGCGCAAGTGCCCTGCATTTCAGCGGGCAGGTGATGAGCGTGAAGCCAAGAGTGAGTGCGTGTTATGCTTGCTTGTTTGACGCCCCACCAAAGAGAGAAATGCCTACAGGGGCAAGTGTAGGGATTCTAGGAGCTGTGGCTGGGTTGTTTGGTGTGTTGGAAGCTACGGAGGTGATTAAGATTATTGCAGGTGTCGGAGAGCCGCTTTTTGACAAGCTACTTACCTGCGATGTTCGTTCAATGGATTTTCGCAAAATTGCTATCAAACGCAATCCAAACTGTCGCGTTTGTGGAGAAAATGGAATCACAAAGCTTGAGAGTGCGTTGTATAAAAAGCCATAA
- the asnB gene encoding asparagine synthase (glutamine-hydrolyzing): protein MCGIAGALNFSKIPLEEVYSLMRHRGPDDKGVFEAKTQGGFLQFFHARLSIQDLSTLARQPMQRGDLCLLFNGEIYNHLQLREGLDFAFQTHSDTETLLGLWTHFGEAFLERLGMLDGMFAFVLYDAKNQKLYFARDRMGKKPLFYYKQESKMVFASELNTICGILKFFKMPLEIEEEAIKFYLESGFFYQDSTPYKQVFAIPNAHYGILNLNTFQLSIKPYFKLESYYQLPKITKEQEALEQCESLLKQSIARRIESSDLEVGAFLSGGIDSSLIVALASQMKPDLRTFTIRFENAAFDESYLAERTAHKFGTKHQSLTISTNLIQDVPKILQAYGRPFFDSSAIPSFYVAKAAKEHLSVVLNGDGADELFGGYRRYVGHLLLPKILLFSALARRLPKPSVKQSLYNYFYRLLQMAGAYKQNLGEYYLRSTTDIFAGFHSFRSETFNIFQREVESMFKGGYSPLAQMLLLDAKNLLLCDLLPKMDIATMAHSLEARSPFLSKELVEFAPTLEDNLKVRGKTTKYLLRKLAQKYLDKKVVQAPKRGFEVPLSAWIEGELKELVLDTLQAPQIAQIFLPKNRIESLCNASYNYPREKRAKMLWSLFALEIWNQKFKEN, encoded by the coding sequence ATGTGTGGAATTGCTGGAGCATTAAATTTTTCCAAGATTCCTTTAGAGGAGGTTTATTCCTTAATGCGCCATCGCGGACCTGATGATAAAGGGGTATTTGAAGCTAAGACGCAAGGAGGATTTTTACAATTTTTTCACGCACGCCTTAGTATTCAAGATTTAAGCACCCTTGCGCGTCAGCCAATGCAACGCGGGGACTTGTGTCTCCTCTTTAATGGAGAGATTTATAATCATCTACAATTGCGTGAGGGTTTAGACTTCGCTTTTCAAACGCATAGTGATACAGAAACTCTTTTGGGGCTTTGGACGCATTTTGGGGAAGCATTTTTGGAGCGTCTAGGTATGCTAGATGGAATGTTTGCCTTTGTTCTTTATGATGCAAAAAATCAAAAGCTTTATTTTGCGCGTGATAGAATGGGCAAAAAACCGCTTTTTTATTACAAGCAAGAATCTAAAATGGTTTTTGCAAGTGAGTTGAACACGATTTGTGGAATCTTGAAATTTTTTAAAATGCCTTTAGAAATAGAGGAGGAGGCGATAAAATTTTATTTAGAAAGCGGGTTTTTTTATCAAGACAGCACTCCTTATAAACAGGTTTTTGCGATTCCTAATGCGCATTATGGAATCTTGAATTTAAATACATTTCAATTAAGCATCAAGCCCTATTTTAAACTAGAGTCTTACTATCAGTTGCCCAAAATTACCAAAGAGCAAGAAGCACTTGAGCAATGTGAAAGCCTATTGAAACAAAGTATTGCGCGACGCATAGAGTCTTCTGATTTGGAAGTGGGAGCGTTTTTAAGTGGCGGGATTGATAGCTCTTTGATTGTGGCTTTGGCTTCACAAATGAAACCTGATTTACGCACCTTTACGATTCGTTTTGAGAATGCTGCGTTTGATGAATCGTATCTTGCGGAACGAACTGCGCACAAGTTTGGCACAAAGCATCAAAGTTTGACGATTAGCACAAATTTAATTCAAGATGTGCCAAAAATCCTACAAGCTTATGGACGTCCCTTTTTTGATAGTTCAGCAATTCCTAGTTTTTATGTGGCAAAAGCTGCAAAGGAGCATTTGAGTGTCGTATTAAATGGAGATGGAGCAGATGAGCTCTTTGGCGGTTATAGAAGATATGTCGGGCATTTGCTTTTGCCAAAGATTCTGCTTTTTAGCGCACTTGCAAGGAGATTGCCAAAGCCTAGCGTGAAACAATCCCTTTATAATTATTTTTATCGTCTTTTGCAAATGGCAGGAGCGTATAAGCAAAATTTGGGTGAATATTATTTGCGCTCTACCACAGATATTTTTGCAGGATTCCATTCTTTTAGGAGTGAGACATTCAATATTTTTCAAAGGGAAGTGGAATCAATGTTCAAGGGTGGATATTCTCCCCTTGCACAGATGTTGCTCTTGGACGCAAAAAATTTGCTTTTGTGTGATTTATTGCCCAAAATGGATATTGCGACAATGGCGCATTCTTTGGAAGCGCGTTCACCTTTTCTGTCTAAGGAATTGGTGGAATTTGCGCCGACTTTAGAAGATAATTTAAAGGTGCGTGGTAAGACGACAAAATATTTGCTTAGGAAGCTAGCGCAAAAGTATTTAGATAAGAAAGTCGTTCAAGCTCCTAAAAGAGGCTTTGAAGTGCCGCTTAGTGCGTGGATAGAGGGAGAGCTAAAAGAGCTTGTTTTGGATACTTTGCAAGCACCCCAAATTGCACAAATATTTTTGCCTAAAAATAGGATAGAATCGCTTTGTAATGCGTCTTATAACTATCCTAGAGAAAAACGCGCAAAAATGCTATGGAGTTTGTTTGCGCTTGAAATTTGGAATCAAAAATTTAAGGAAAATTAA